The window CGAGCAGTTCGCCCAACAGAAGCTCGCGCCGCGGGTGTTGGAAGCGTTCCGTCATGAAAAAACCGACCCGGCGATTTTTCGTGAGATGGGTGAGGTCGGCTTGTTGGGCGCAACCATTCCTGAACAGTACGGCGGCAGCGGCTTGAACTACGTCAGCTATGGCTTGATCGCTCGTGAAGTGGAACGCGTTGATTCAGGTTATCGCTCGATGATGAGCGTGCAGTCCTCGTTGGTCATGGTGCCGATCAATGAGTTCGGTACCGAAGCTCAAAAGCAGAAGTACCTGCCGAAGCTGGCTTCCGGCGAGTGGATCGGTTGCTTTGGTCTGACAGAGCCGAACCACGGTTCCGACCCGGGAGCGATGATTACCCGTGCGCGCAAAGTAGAAGGCGGCTACAGCCTCACGGGTAGCAAGATGTGGATCACCAACAGTCCGATTGCCGATGTATTTGTCGTCTGGGGTAAGGATGACGCCGGTGACATCCGTGGCTTTGTTCTCGAGAAAGGCTGGAAAGGCCTGAGTGCACCGGCGATTCACGGCAAGGTCGGTCTGCGCGCTTCGATCACTGGCGAGATCGTCATGGATAACGTCTTCGTTCCAGAAGAAAACATCTTTCCTGATGTGCGTGGGCTGAAAGGGCCTTTTACCTGTCTGAACTCGGCTCGCTATGGCATCTCCTGGGGGGCCTTGGGTGCTGCCGAATTCTGCTGGCACACCGCGCGCCAGTACACCCTGGATCGGCAGCAGTTTGGTCGTCCTTTGGCTGCCACTCAGTTGATCCAGAAAAAACTGGCCGACATGCAGACTGAAATCACCCTTGCCCTGCAAGGATGCCTGCGTCTGGGTCGTATGAAGGATGAGGGTACGGCCGCTGTTGAAATCACATCGATCATGAAGCGCAACTCCTGCGGCAAGTCCCTGGATATTGCTCGCATGGCGCGGGACATGCTGGGTGGCAATGGCATCTCCGATGAGTTCGGCATCGCTCGCCATCTCGTCAACCTGGAAGTGGTGAACACTTACGAAGGTACTCATGACGTTCATGCACTGATCCTGGGGCGTGCGCAAACCGGTATCCAGGCGTTCTATTAATAGGGGGAACGGCATGGGCGCGCTTTCGCATCTGCGGGTACTGGATTTATCGAGGGTGCTGGCCGGGCCGTGGGCTGGTCAG is drawn from Pseudomonas rhizophila and contains these coding sequences:
- a CDS encoding acyl-CoA dehydrogenase, which codes for MAGKASFNWIDPLLLDQQLTEEERMIRDTAEQFAQQKLAPRVLEAFRHEKTDPAIFREMGEVGLLGATIPEQYGGSGLNYVSYGLIAREVERVDSGYRSMMSVQSSLVMVPINEFGTEAQKQKYLPKLASGEWIGCFGLTEPNHGSDPGAMITRARKVEGGYSLTGSKMWITNSPIADVFVVWGKDDAGDIRGFVLEKGWKGLSAPAIHGKVGLRASITGEIVMDNVFVPEENIFPDVRGLKGPFTCLNSARYGISWGALGAAEFCWHTARQYTLDRQQFGRPLAATQLIQKKLADMQTEITLALQGCLRLGRMKDEGTAAVEITSIMKRNSCGKSLDIARMARDMLGGNGISDEFGIARHLVNLEVVNTYEGTHDVHALILGRAQTGIQAFY